A region of Haliotis asinina isolate JCU_RB_2024 chromosome 7, JCU_Hal_asi_v2, whole genome shotgun sequence DNA encodes the following proteins:
- the LOC137290311 gene encoding UDP-N-acetylglucosamine transferase subunit ALG14-like has product MDVFVFLILFLVCNLTYLLYRIVFVTVNGTHNLSNTVKRKRPASLMIVVGSGGHTREVLCLVRQLGSHYSPRYYIIADTDKMSEHKVHALEERRKGEQKESQYFVIRIPRSRNVKQSWVTTVLSTLYAAIYTFPVVFRRKPEIILCNGPGTCIPVCLAGLILKWLNFQRTMIVYVESICRVTSLSLSAKILYHFADHMFVQWPYLQQQYPKCQYIGRIV; this is encoded by the exons ATGGACGTCTTTGTATTTCTCATTCTATTTCTTGTGTGTAATCTGACATATCTTCTGTATAGAATTGTATTTGTCACGGTAAATGGAACACACAATCTGTCAAATACAGTTAAAAGGAAGAGGCCAGCCTCCTTGATGATAGTAGTTGGTTCAG GAGGTCACACGAGAGAAGTCCTGTGTCTGGTGCGGCAGCTGGGAAGCCACTACTCACCCAGGTATTACATTATTGCAGATACAGACAAGATGAGTGAACATAAAGTTCATGCCTTAGAAGAGAGACGGAAAGGAGAGCAAAAAGAGTCTCAG tattttgtgaTACGAATTCCTCGGAGCCGTAATGTGAAGCAGTCGTGGGTGACCACAGTGCTGTCAACTCTCTATGCTGCAATCTACACATTTCCTGTTGTCTTTCGACGGAAACCAGAAATA ATTTTGTGTAATGGTCCTGGTACATGTATTCCTGTTTGTCTGGCTGGTCTTATACTCAAG TGGCTCAACTTCCAGCGTACCATGATAGTATATGTGGAGAGTATATGTCGGGTTACATCGTTGTCTCTCTCTGCCAAGATACTTTACCATTTTGCAGACCACATGTTTGTCCAGTGGCCATATTTACAGCAGCAATATCCCAAGTGTCAGTACATTGGAAGAATTGTATAG